The Paenarthrobacter aurescens region AGGGAGCCATGGAGCCCAGCTTAGTTGGGTGCCGGGGTGCGGAGGACCAGGAACTGGTAGTGCTGGGACCAGTTTCCAGCACCCGGCCCGGACTCCACGCCCACACCCTCCGGCCATGTTTGGAAATGCTCCACAGAACCGTGCCCGCCAAAAATCCGCATCACGGTTTCGTCGCTTCGACGGCTGAAGAACCGCCGCGGCTCTTGGAGGTCTTCCGGGTTCAGGACCTCGCAGTCCTCACCTGACCAAAGTCCGACGGCGATCGGCGCACCAGGTGCGGTGACCCGCACAAGTTCGCGGACGACGTCGTGAATTCCGCTGTTGGGCACGTGCAGAAGGGTGCTCATGGTCCAGGCGGCATCAAACACTGAATCCGGAAACGGCAGGCTGCGCCCACTCGCCACCGTTGCGTCGAGTCCGGCAGCACGGGCCACGTGAATGCACTCCGGTGATAGGTCCACGCCGGTGTAGTGCAATCCGGCGCGGACAAACTCCAAGCCCTCAACGCCGGTGCCGCAACCCAGCTCGAACAACGAGTGGCGGTGTTCGGACTTGACCAAGCGGATGAACCATTCGCGGCAGTGGACCCGGTGCGGCGTCAGCGCGCGGGTGTTCCTGACCGGTGCCTGGCGGTCGTAGAAAACTGCCAGGTCAGCCTCATGGTGGGCCTCAGGGATGCCACGCATACCCTCAGCATAGGAGTGGTGTCAGTTGAAAACCACGGTGCGCGTGCCGTCCAAAAGAACACGGTGCTCGGCGTGCCATTGAACAGCCTGAGCCAGCGTCCGGCCTTCTACATCGCGGCCCATCTGGACGAACTGGGCAGCCGTGCGAGCGTGGTCCACGCGGATGACTTCCTGCTCGATGATGGGGCCCTCGTCCAGGTCCGCAGTCACGTAATGGGCTGTTGCGCCAATGATCTTCACACCGCGTGCATGCGCCTGGTGGTAGGGCTTGGCGCCCTTGAAGGAGGGCAGGAAGGAGTGGTGGATGTTGATGGCCTTGCCGTTCAACTCCGTGCACAGATCGTTGGAGAGCACCTGCATGTAGCGTGCCAGGACGGTAAGTTCAGCATCGTGCTCGGCAATCAGCTTCAGCAGCTGGGCCTCGGCCTGTGGCTTGGTTTCGGGGGTCACCGGAATGTGGTGGAACGGGATTCCGTAGAACTCTGCCAACGGCTCAAGATCGCGGTGATTGGACACGATGGCCGGAACGTCAATGGGCAAGGTGCCGGAGCGCTGCTGGAACAACAGATCGTTGAGGCAGTGGGCGTCCTTGGAACACAGGATGATGGTGCGGACCTTCTCGCCAACAGGGTTGATCTGCCAGGTCATGCCGAAGGATTCAGCTACCGGACGCAGGGTGGCTGCCAGTTCCTCCTGGGAGCTGGACGTCGTTGCCTCCACGCGCATGAAGAAGTTGCCTGTGCTGGGGCTTCCGTACTGCTGGGAGTCGGCGATGTTGCAGCCGGACTCGAGGAGGGCTCCGGCTACCGCGTGGACAATGCCGGGGCGGTCGGGGCAGGAGAGTGTTACAACGAAAGCGGTGGAGTCAGTCACACGATCAAGCCTACCTGTGCTGCCTTGTTGTACTGTTAACGGGTCGCAACTGGCGTTGGGTGGACTACCACCAGGGAGCGGCAATCATGAAGACCACGGATCGTACGCCTGGGCCGAGGGTCATGTCTTACCGTTGCACGCACGTGACCGATCTCCTCCTTCATCAAGAGGACGCAGGAATGCTGCTGCCGGTAGCCTGACCTGTAGCACCACCCGTTGCCTAGCCAGGAGATCTCCATGACTTCCACAACCACTTCAGCGTCTGTCAGCAACCAGTCGCTCGCCGATCTCGATCCCGAGATCGCAGCAGTCCTCAACCAGGAACTTGGCCGCCAGCGCGGCACCCTGGAAATGATTGCGTCCGAGAACTTCGCACCCCGCGCCGTGATGGAAGCCCAGGGCTCCGTCCTGACCAATAAGTACGCCGAGGGCTACCCGGGCCGCCGCTACTACGGCGGTTGTGAATACGTGGACGTCGCCGAGCAGCTTGCGATCGATCGCGTCAAGGAACTCTTCGGTGCGGAGTTCGCCAACGTCCAGCCGCACTCCGGTGCGCAGGCCAACGCTGCAGCCCTCTCCGCCATGATCACTCCGGGCGATAAGATCCTCGGCCTGTCCCTGGCACACGGTGGCCACCTGACCCACGGCATGAAGCTGAACTTCTCCGGCAAGCTCTACAACGTAGCTGCTTACCAGGTTGAAGAAGACAACTTCCGCATTGACATGGACAAGCTGCGCGAGCAGGCCATTGCTGAGAAGCCGCAGGTCATTATTGCCGGTTGGTCCGCCTACCCGCGTCACCTCGACTTTGCTGCCTTCCGCTCCATCGCGGACGAGGTTGGCGCACTCCTCTGGACGGACATGGCGCACTTCGCCGGCCTGGTTGCAGCTGGCCTGCACCCCAGCCCGGTGCCGTACTCCGACGTCGTCACCTCCACGGTTCACAAGACCCTCGCAGGTCCGCGTTCCGGTGTGATCCTGGGCAAGCAGGAGTGGGCCAAGAAGCTCAACTCCAGCGTCTTCCCGGGCCAGCAGGGCGGGCCGCTCATGCACGTCATCGCCGCCAAGGCCGTTGCCTTCAAGATCGCCGGCAGCGAAGAGTTCAAGGAGCGCCAGGAGCGCGTCCTCGAGGGCGCCAAGATCATCGCTGACCGCCTCAACCAGTCCGACGTCGCCGAAGCCGGCGTCTCGGTCCTCACCGGCGGCACCGACGTTCACCTGGTCCTGGTTGACCTCCGCAACTCGCAGCTGGACGGCCAGCAGGCCGAAGACCTCCTGCACTCCGTGGGCATCACCGTGAACCGCAACTCTGTTCCGTTCGACCCCCGCCCGCCGATGGTCACCTCCGGCCTCCGCATCGGTACCCCTGCATTGGCTACCCGCGGATTCGGTGCCAACGAGTTCACCGAGGTTGCCGAGATCATCGCCACCGCGCTCAAAGCCGGTTCCTCGGCAGACGTCGAGTCCCTGCAGGCCCGCGTGGATAAGCTCGCCGCTGACTTCCCGCTGTACCCGCAGCACGAGCAGTGGTAGTCCGCGCTTCCGCGGATAAGTAACGCATCACCCGGGCATTGAACCGGAGCCAACGGGATCCGCCGCCACACCTTCGGCGGCGGGTCCCGTTGGCATGAGCCAACAGGTCACCCACCAGAAAGAGCAGATGGAATGACACAGTCCACCGCACAGATCCTCGATGGCAAGGCCACCGCCGCCGCCATCAAGGCAGAACTGACCACTCGCGTTTCCGTCCTCGCCGCTAGGGGCATCGTCCCCGGCCTGGGCACCATCCTGGTGGGCTCGGACCCCGGCAGCACCTGGTATGTGGGCGGAAAGCACAAGGACTGCGCCGAGGTGGGCATCCAGTCCATCCGCCGCGACCTCCCCGAGGACATCAGCCAGGAAGACCTCCTGAAGGTTGTCCGCGAGCTGAACGAGAACCCGGAATGCACCGGCTACATCGTTCAGCTTCCGCTGCCCAAGCACATTGACCAGGACGTCATCCTCGAAGCCATGGATCCTGAAAAGGACGCCGATGGCCTCCACCCCATGAACCTTGGCCGCCTGGTGGCCAACGTCAACGGCGAGATGAAGTCCCCTCTGCCCTGCACGCCCAAGGGTTGTGTGGAGCTGCTCCGCCGCCACAACATCGAACTCAAGGGCAAGCGCGTCCTGGTGGTTGGCCGCGGCGTGACCATCGGCCGGCCCATTGGCCTGCTGCTGACCCGCAAGGAAGTCAACGCCACCGTCATCCTCGCCCACACCGGAACGGTGGACCTGCCGGCGGAACTCAAGCAGGCCGACGTCGTGATTGCCGCTGCCGGTGTGCCGCACATGATCAAGGCTGAAGACCTCAAGCCGGGCGCCATAGTGCTCGACGTCGGCGTCAGCCGTGTGGACGACGGCAACGGTAAGGCTGTTGTCACCGGAGATGTGGACCCGGCAGCTGCCGACGTCGCCGCGTGGCTGTCCCCGAACCCGGGCGGCGTGGGTCCGATGACCCGTGCCATGCTGCTGGCCAACGTTGTGGAGAGCGCTGAGCGCCAGGCGGGCATCGCCTAGGTTCCCCGAACCTCCCAGCGCCCCCATTTCGGGGGTTCCCTGCCAAAGATGCCGTGCCCACGGCACGTCCAGCAGGGAACCCCCGAAATGGGCAGGGCGTACTCCTCCGGGAGTAGGCGCCCTGCTCCAATAACCCGACGACACACCCGGGGACCACAGCTAGGCTCTGTGTATGCAGCCCCGTTCCCCTGAGCCCACGCGGTATCCGGGGCCACCGCACATCGGAGGCGCCCGGCGTTTTGCCGGCCCGCCCACCAGTTTCATCGTCATTACGGTGGCTCTGATCCAGATGGTGGGGACGCTGTTCTCGGCAAGCCACCAAAATGCGCCACGGCCCTTGGATGCGCTCGCCATCCTCCTGCTCCTGGCCGGGCCGGTGGGGCTGGCGTTCCGGAAGCGCTCACCGCAAATGATGCTGCCTGTGGCTCTCGCTGCCACCGGGAGCTACCTCGCTCTGGGCTACGCCTGGGGGCCGATCGTATTGTCCTTGGCGCTGGCCATCGTAATGACCGCCGCTGCGGGGCTGCGCTGGCAGGCGTGGGCGGGGGCGGGGCTGGCAGCGGCCGCCGTGATCACAGGTGCCGCGCTGACCTGGGATGAAGACTGGCCCCTGCGGGCGTCCGCCGGCGTCGCGTGGGCCGCGATCCTGGTGCTGATAGGGCAGGGATTCCGACGCCGGAGCGAACGTCTGGCAGAATACCGACGCCGCCGCGAGGAAGCACAGAAGGCGGAGCGAGACGAGTACAGGCTCACCCTTGCCCGCGACATCCACGATGTTGTGGCCCATTCCCTGTCCATGATCAACGTCCAGGCATCTGTTGCCCTGCACGTGGGAGCGGACGATCCGGAAAAGCTACGGCCAGCGCTGGAAGCGATCAAAGCCGCCAGCAAGGAGTCGCTCACCGAGGTCCGCCAGCTTCTGGGCGTGCTGCGTGAGGATGTCCCCCTGGCCCCGGCCGCGCGTCCTTCGCTGGCCAGAATTCCCGAGCTGGCGAAGAACACGGAGCTGAGCGGGCTGCGGGTGACACTTGAGGACTACTCGACACACCAGGCGGTGGGGCCGGCCCAGCAGGAGGCCGCCTACCGGATCATCCAGGAAGCGCTGACCAACGTCGGGAGGCACTCAGGTGCCCGGTCCGCCGTCGTGCGCGTTGTCCAAACCGCCGGGGCACTGACCGTGACCATAGACGACGACGGCGCGGGCATGGCTGGCGCGCTCCCCGGCAACGGGCTGACGGGGATGCGGGAGAGGGCGGTGGCCTTAGGCGGGACGCTCACCTTGCACGAACTGGAGCCGGGACTGCGCGTCGAAGCGACCCTGCCAATACAGCACGAAGGAACCCGCCCATGATCCGCATCCTGTTGGCCGACGACCAAACCCTCATCAGGGCAGGATTCCGTGCGCTCCTGGACACTGAACCGGACATGGAGGTGGTGGCAGAGGCCGGCACTGGTCGCGACGCCGTTCGCCTGGCAACAAGAGACAAGCCGGATGTCATCCTCATGGACATCCGTATGCCGGATGGCGACGGGCTCGCGGCCACCCGGGCAATCCTTAGTGACGCCAACCTGGCCGGAACCCGCATCATCATCCTCACCACCTTTGAACTCGACGAGTACATTGCCGAAGCCGTCCGCGCCGGAGCCGCAGGGTTCCTGGTCAAGGACACCGAGCCCGCCGAACTGATCCGGGCCGTCCGGGTGGTCCATGATGGCGATGCCTTGCTCTCACCGTCAGTGACCAGGCGCATCATGGCCCAGCTGGCGTCGCAGAGCCGGGCGGCAGCCAAGGCAGTGCCGCTGGAGCAGGTGACGGACAGGGAACGGGAAGTGCTGGCGCTGGTAGGCGAGGGCTTGAACAATGCCGAGATCGCAGAACGGCTCTTCATCACACCCCTCACAGCGAAGACCCACGTCTCGCGCATCATGACCAAATTGATGATCCGCGACCGTTCACAACTGGTGGTGTTGGCCTACGAATCCGGACTGGTGAAGCCCGGATGGAGCAGTTGAGCCACTCCTGAGGGAGTAGGCCGCCGCGGCAAGTTCACTCCCGATGGCGGATGCCTCGCCGGCAGCATCAGAGAAGACTCGAACCAGAGCCGAAAGACGGTTCACGCCGGGCATCGGCGCAGAGAGTTTGGATCACTGACATGTTCACCGCATTCACTTCAATTGTTGGGAAGACCACAACACTCGGGGGAGTCCTGGCGCAGGTGCCGGCCACCGTTGCCATGCATGGTCCGTGGGGAGACGGCGTCGCCTGGCCGTTCTTCCTGCTGTTCCCGTTGTTCTGGATCCTCGTGATCGGTTTGTTCATCTTCATTGCACGCAGGACGTGGCGCCGCAATCATCACTGGGCCGCAACACAAGGCGCAGAGGGCGTACTTCGTGAGCGCTATGCACGGGGAGAGATTGATGAGACCGAGTTCCGTCAGAGGCTGGAAGTACTGCGCTCGCAGCCCAGCAGCTGACAGATGTCCACACTGAAACGGGAGGGCTCTTGAAAGAATATCTGCAAGAGCCCTTTCACATGTCAGTGGGCGCTACTAGTCTGCTGAGGGTGCACAATGAAGCAATCCGCTCCGCAAACCCTTCAGAAGCGTCGCGATCCGGCGTTGACATGAACCGGCCCACCGTCATCAGCGCCCGTAACCTCACCAAGAGCTACGGCGATCTCACGGCCGTGGACAACATCTCCTTCGACGTCCCGGCGGGGGAGTCCTTCGGCCTGCTGGGACCCAACGGCGCGGGCAAATCCACCACCATGAAAATGATCGGTGGCGTCTCCCAGCGAACTTCGGGCACGCTCACCATCATGGGCTTGGACCCCGAATCCCACGGCCCTGAGGTCAGGGCGCATCTGGGGGTGGTTCCGCAGCAGGACAATCTGGATGAAGAGCTCAAAGTTCGCGAGAACTTGATCGTCTACGGCCGCTACTTCGGCCTGCCACTGAGCTATCTCCGCCCGAAGGCAGATGAGCTCCTGGAGTTCGCGCAGCTCACGGACAAAGCCAATTCCAAGGTTGACGCCCTCTCCGGCGGCATGAAGCGGCGGCTCACCATTGCGCGGTCGCTCATCAACGAGCCACGGATTCTTCTTCTGGACGAGCCCACCACCGGTCTTGACCCGCAGGCCCGCCACATCCTCTGGGACCGGCTGTTCCGGCTCAAGGAAAGCGGCGTCACCCTCATCCTCACCACGCATTACATGGACGAGGCGGAGCAACTCTGCGACCGGCTGGTTGTGGTGGACAAGGGCAAGATCATGGCTGAGGGCTCGCCGGCGAACCTCATCCGCGAGCACTCGTCGCGCGAAGTACTCGAGCTCAGGTTCGGGTCCGAGCGCAACGCAACCATCGGCGTCGAACTTCAAGGAATCGGCGAGCGGCTGGAGACGCTTCCTGACCGCGTGCTCATTTACGCCCACGATGGCGAAGCCGCACTTGAGCAGGTCCATGGCC contains the following coding sequences:
- the glyA gene encoding serine hydroxymethyltransferase → MTSTTTSASVSNQSLADLDPEIAAVLNQELGRQRGTLEMIASENFAPRAVMEAQGSVLTNKYAEGYPGRRYYGGCEYVDVAEQLAIDRVKELFGAEFANVQPHSGAQANAAALSAMITPGDKILGLSLAHGGHLTHGMKLNFSGKLYNVAAYQVEEDNFRIDMDKLREQAIAEKPQVIIAGWSAYPRHLDFAAFRSIADEVGALLWTDMAHFAGLVAAGLHPSPVPYSDVVTSTVHKTLAGPRSGVILGKQEWAKKLNSSVFPGQQGGPLMHVIAAKAVAFKIAGSEEFKERQERVLEGAKIIADRLNQSDVAEAGVSVLTGGTDVHLVLVDLRNSQLDGQQAEDLLHSVGITVNRNSVPFDPRPPMVTSGLRIGTPALATRGFGANEFTEVAEIIATALKAGSSADVESLQARVDKLAADFPLYPQHEQW
- the purU gene encoding formyltetrahydrofolate deformylase gives rise to the protein MTDSTAFVVTLSCPDRPGIVHAVAGALLESGCNIADSQQYGSPSTGNFFMRVEATTSSSQEELAATLRPVAESFGMTWQINPVGEKVRTIILCSKDAHCLNDLLFQQRSGTLPIDVPAIVSNHRDLEPLAEFYGIPFHHIPVTPETKPQAEAQLLKLIAEHDAELTVLARYMQVLSNDLCTELNGKAINIHHSFLPSFKGAKPYHQAHARGVKIIGATAHYVTADLDEGPIIEQEVIRVDHARTAAQFVQMGRDVEGRTLAQAVQWHAEHRVLLDGTRTVVFN
- a CDS encoding response regulator transcription factor — protein: MIRILLADDQTLIRAGFRALLDTEPDMEVVAEAGTGRDAVRLATRDKPDVILMDIRMPDGDGLAATRAILSDANLAGTRIIILTTFELDEYIAEAVRAGAAGFLVKDTEPAELIRAVRVVHDGDALLSPSVTRRIMAQLASQSRAAAKAVPLEQVTDREREVLALVGEGLNNAEIAERLFITPLTAKTHVSRIMTKLMIRDRSQLVVLAYESGLVKPGWSS
- a CDS encoding SHOCT domain-containing protein, translating into MFTAFTSIVGKTTTLGGVLAQVPATVAMHGPWGDGVAWPFFLLFPLFWILVIGLFIFIARRTWRRNHHWAATQGAEGVLRERYARGEIDETEFRQRLEVLRSQPSS
- a CDS encoding ABC transporter ATP-binding protein, which codes for MNRPTVISARNLTKSYGDLTAVDNISFDVPAGESFGLLGPNGAGKSTTMKMIGGVSQRTSGTLTIMGLDPESHGPEVRAHLGVVPQQDNLDEELKVRENLIVYGRYFGLPLSYLRPKADELLEFAQLTDKANSKVDALSGGMKRRLTIARSLINEPRILLLDEPTTGLDPQARHILWDRLFRLKESGVTLILTTHYMDEAEQLCDRLVVVDKGKIMAEGSPANLIREHSSREVLELRFGSERNATIGVELQGIGERLETLPDRVLIYAHDGEAALEQVHGRGLRPMTSLVRRSSLEDVFLRLTGRSLVD
- a CDS encoding bifunctional methylenetetrahydrofolate dehydrogenase/methenyltetrahydrofolate cyclohydrolase, whose product is MTQSTAQILDGKATAAAIKAELTTRVSVLAARGIVPGLGTILVGSDPGSTWYVGGKHKDCAEVGIQSIRRDLPEDISQEDLLKVVRELNENPECTGYIVQLPLPKHIDQDVILEAMDPEKDADGLHPMNLGRLVANVNGEMKSPLPCTPKGCVELLRRHNIELKGKRVLVVGRGVTIGRPIGLLLTRKEVNATVILAHTGTVDLPAELKQADVVIAAAGVPHMIKAEDLKPGAIVLDVGVSRVDDGNGKAVVTGDVDPAAADVAAWLSPNPGGVGPMTRAMLLANVVESAERQAGIA
- a CDS encoding class I SAM-dependent methyltransferase, giving the protein MRGIPEAHHEADLAVFYDRQAPVRNTRALTPHRVHCREWFIRLVKSEHRHSLFELGCGTGVEGLEFVRAGLHYTGVDLSPECIHVARAAGLDATVASGRSLPFPDSVFDAAWTMSTLLHVPNSGIHDVVRELVRVTAPGAPIAVGLWSGEDCEVLNPEDLQEPRRFFSRRSDETVMRIFGGHGSVEHFQTWPEGVGVESGPGAGNWSQHYQFLVLRTPAPN
- a CDS encoding sensor histidine kinase, encoding MQPRSPEPTRYPGPPHIGGARRFAGPPTSFIVITVALIQMVGTLFSASHQNAPRPLDALAILLLLAGPVGLAFRKRSPQMMLPVALAATGSYLALGYAWGPIVLSLALAIVMTAAAGLRWQAWAGAGLAAAAVITGAALTWDEDWPLRASAGVAWAAILVLIGQGFRRRSERLAEYRRRREEAQKAERDEYRLTLARDIHDVVAHSLSMINVQASVALHVGADDPEKLRPALEAIKAASKESLTEVRQLLGVLREDVPLAPAARPSLARIPELAKNTELSGLRVTLEDYSTHQAVGPAQQEAAYRIIQEALTNVGRHSGARSAVVRVVQTAGALTVTIDDDGAGMAGALPGNGLTGMRERAVALGGTLTLHELEPGLRVEATLPIQHEGTRP